From a region of the Streptomyces sp. B21-083 genome:
- a CDS encoding CDP-alcohol phosphatidyltransferase family protein, which translates to MALNNTYEARLVQQETALGAGLQVLLLALIGSAIGLGTAGWLTGLAFAIATWAVLSRALHRSGSKSFGPANRVTLGRATLVGGVTALVADSFVSSPPITLFVGLTAVALLLDGVDGKVARRTGTCSTLGARFDMEVDAFLILVLSVYVSMSLGPWVLLIGGMRYAFVAAARALPWLNAPLPPSTARKTVAALQGILLLLGASGYLPHAATQAVIALALGTLVWSFGRDILWLYRTSRPRTAAPVASIASVERQLRALVPESLSR; encoded by the coding sequence GTGGCCCTGAACAACACGTACGAAGCGAGGCTGGTTCAGCAGGAGACCGCGCTGGGGGCGGGCCTGCAGGTCCTGTTGCTGGCTCTGATCGGCTCCGCGATCGGCCTGGGCACGGCGGGCTGGCTGACCGGGCTGGCGTTCGCGATCGCGACCTGGGCCGTACTGTCCCGCGCGCTGCACCGGTCCGGTTCGAAGTCGTTCGGCCCGGCCAACCGTGTGACCCTGGGCCGGGCGACGCTGGTCGGCGGGGTGACCGCCCTGGTCGCGGACTCCTTCGTGAGCTCGCCGCCCATCACGCTGTTCGTCGGCCTGACGGCCGTGGCCCTGCTCCTCGACGGCGTGGACGGCAAGGTCGCCCGGCGCACGGGCACCTGCTCGACGCTGGGGGCGCGTTTCGACATGGAGGTCGACGCGTTCCTCATCCTGGTCCTCAGCGTGTACGTGTCGATGTCGCTGGGCCCGTGGGTCCTGCTGATCGGCGGCATGCGGTACGCCTTCGTCGCCGCGGCCCGCGCCCTGCCCTGGCTGAACGCCCCGCTTCCCCCTAGCACCGCCCGCAAGACCGTGGCCGCCCTCCAGGGCATCCTGTTGCTGCTCGGCGCCTCCGGCTACCTGCCCCACGCGGCGACGCAGGCCGTGATCGCACTGGCCCTGGGGACGCTGGTCTGGTCTTTCGGCCGGGACATCCTGTGGCTGTACCGCACGTCCCGCCCGCGTACGGCGGCGCCCGTCGCGTCGATCGCCTCGGTGGAGCGGCAACTGCGCGCCCTGGTGCCCGAGTCCCTGTCCCGCTGA